One Brassica napus cultivar Da-Ae chromosome C4, Da-Ae, whole genome shotgun sequence genomic region harbors:
- the LOC125585979 gene encoding uncharacterized protein LOC125585979, which produces MGDLDGAPTQAEINAQLLANHAELQAALATVTEQLAQIAGRNRANAPQPRRRNQPIPEEQQSQSSEDNSDTDRTEPDEPRYERAGRGNQREYRVQGDGSPIRRRFRDEEVAWQGGKDLKLTPPTFAGKVDPDAYIEWEKRMEYIFEYYRYTEAKKIALAAAQLTYNALTWWDREVAKVGRVYRIETWNEMRAKLRARYIPSYYQRDLLKRFRKLSQGTRTVEEYFEEFEALKNKLRTRETEEVMMAQFLEGLQDRIARKVERQTYVNFNDLLHYAVQAEQHIRRKNASSARNKTPWAPSGSKGAEKNKSVEVESRFKKNQSDQSKPGSSEPGKGQTPAQRTRDITCFKCQGKGHYARDCPNKRVMILKADGEYESQDEVDVGSAESGDEIVDYAETGELVVVRRALSALFDPETVQRENIFHTRCSVEGKVCSLIIDGGSCTNVASRYLVDKLGLAKSPHPRPYKLKWLNDETELKISEQVVVPFCIGKYQDQVKCDVVPMQAGHLLLGRPWQFDKDTIHHGRTNTYSFTHNNKKHSLAPLSPQEVYEIQRAMDQSGLFSKTNLFISSSKVIKSLQQDTQVLLMVFKEGCFAGFEAPDCPAEMQVLMDKYKDMFPEEIPAGLPPLRGIEHQIDFVPGAPLPNRAAYRVNPEEAKELERQVQDLMDKGYIRESLSPCAVPILLVPKKDGTWRMCVDCRAINNITIKYRYPIPRLDDMLDELSGSTMFSKIDLRSGYHQVRMKEGDEWKTAFKTKQGLYEWLVMPFGLTNAPSTFMRLMNEVLRPYIGKFVVVYFDDILIYSQCLSDHISHVEQVLKALRQEGLFANLQKCVFCTDQLIFLGFVVSSQGLKVDEEKIKAIQDWPTPTTIGHVRSFHGLASFYRRFVKDFSTIAAPMTSVIKKNVSFVWGPAQEESFNKLKYSLTHAPVLTLPGFNKTFEIECDASGTSIGAVLTQGGRPVAFFSEKLSGAALNYPTYDKELYALVRSLET; this is translated from the coding sequence ATGGGCGACCTAGATGGAGCACCAACACAAGCCGAGATCAATGCTCAGCTGTTGGCTAACCATGCTGAACTCCAAGCCGCACTGGCTACGGTGACTGAGCAGCTGGCTCAGATAGCCGGGAGAAACCGAGCTAATGCTCCACAGCCAAGGAGGAGAAACCAACCCATTCCAGAAGAGCAACAATCCCAATCCAGTGAGGACAACTCGGACactgaccgtaccgaaccgGACGAGCCGCGGTACGAACGGGCTGGGCGTGGGAACCAGCGGGAGTATCGGGTCCAAGGCGATGGTAGCCCGATCCGTAGGAGATTCCGAGATGAGGAGGTCGCTTGGCAAGGGGGCAAGGATCTCAAACTTACTCCACCAACCTTTGCTGGAAAGGTTGACCCGGACGCCTACATCGAATGGGAgaagcgcatggagtacatctttgaGTACTACCGCTATACCGAGGCCAAGAAGATCGCCCTAGCCGCAGCCCAACTGACGTACAATGCCCTAACTTGGTGGGATAGGGAAGTAGCCAAGGTTGGCCGGGTCTATAGGATCGAGACTTGGAATGAGATGCGAGCTAAACTCCGAGCAAGGTATATTCCCTCTTACTATCAGCGGGActtactaaaacgttttcgcAAGTTGTCTCAGGGTACTAGGACCGTGGAGGAATACTTTGAAGAGTTCGAggctctcaagaacaagctcagGACGCGCGAAACCGAAGAAGTTATGATGGCACAGTTCTTGGAAGGTCTTCAAGACCGCATCgctcgcaaggtggagaggcagACTTACGTCAACTTCAACGACCTCCTCCACTATGCCGTCCAGGCCGAGCAGCACATTAGGAGGAAGAACGCCTCTAGTGCCAGGAACAAGACGCCATGGGCTCCATCCGGATCCAAAGGAGCTGAGAAAAACAAGTCCGTTGAAGTGGAAAGCCGGTTCAAGAAGAACCAATCCGATCAGTCCAAACCAGGCTCATCCGAACCAGGTAAGGGACAAACTCCAGCCCAAAGAACCCGTGAtattacttgtttcaaatgtcaggggaaggggcactacgccagggactgtccgaacaagcgtgtcatgatccTTAAGGCGGACGGCGAGTATGAGTCCCAAGACGAGGTCGATGTAGGGTCGGCTGAATCAGGAGATGAGATAGTGGACTATGCTGAGACTGGTGAGCTAGTGGTGGTCAGACGAGCTCTCAGtgctctctttgatccagagaCCGTCCAACGAGAGAACATCTTCCATACGAGGTGTAGCGTGGAGGGCAAAGTATGTAGtctaattattgatggtggctCTTGCACTAATGTGGCCAGCAGGTACCTTGTTGACAAGTTAGGGCTAGCAAAGTCGCCACACCCCAGGCCATACAAGCTTaaatggctcaatgatgagacggagcttaaaatctcggagcaagttgttgtgcccttttgtattggtaagtaccaggaccaggtgaagtgtgatgtggttcctaTGCAAGCTGGACATCTGCTGTTAGggaggccttggcagtttgacaaggataCCATTCACCATGGGAGGACTAACACCTACAGCTTcacccacaacaacaagaaacacAGCCTGGCTCCTCTCAGCCCCCAAGAGGTCTACGAAATTCAGAGAGCCATGGACCAGTCTGGGctgtttagtaaaactaaccttttcatCTCTTCTAGTAAAGTGATTAAATCATTGCAGCAGGAtacacaggtgctactaatggtcttcaaggaaggttgttttgcaggttttgaggCACCAGATTGCCCAGCTGAGATGCAAGTGCTAATGGACAAGTACAAGGACATGTTTCCTGAGGAGATACCAGCCGGCTTACCACCCCTCCgaggcattgagcatcagatagactttgtgcccggcgccccacttccaaaccgagccgcgtaccgagtcaatccggaggaggctaaggagctggagagaCAGGTCCAAGACCTTATGGACAAGGGGTACATTCGGGAGAGTCTCAGTCCATGTGCAGTTCCCATCCTCttggtgcctaagaaggatggtacatggcgtatgtgtgttgactgccgagccatcaacaacatcaccataaaatatcggtaccccattcctagacttgatgatatgttagatgaactgagtggttccaccatgttttccaagattgatcttaggagtggctatcaccaagtGCGGATGAAGGAGGGTGACGAGTGGAAGACTGCTTTTAAGACCAAGCAaggcttgtatgagtggctcgtgatgccatttggtcttaccaacgcccctagcaccttcatgaggcttatgaacgaggttctaaggccctacattggtaaatttgtagttgtctattttgatgacatattgATTTACAGTCAGTGCTTATCCGATCACATTAGCCATGTAGAACAGGTTCTGAAGGCACTCAGGCAGGAaggactctttgccaatctcCAGAAGTGTGTCTTTTGCACtgaccagttaatatttttaggctttgttgtgagctcacagggtttgaaggtcgatgaggagaagatcaaggccatccaagactggcccacgccgaccactattgggcatgtccgaagtttccatggcctagccagcttctataggcggtttgtcaaggacttcagcaccattgctgctcccatgacctcagtgatcaagaagaatgtatcctttgtttggggccctgcccaagaggagtctttcaacaagcttaaatatagtttaactcatGCACCCGTTCTTACACTTCCtggttttaataaaacttttgagattgagtgtgatgcatcaggtacaAGCATTGGAGCTGTTCTTACTCAAGGAGGCCGACCAGTGGCATTCTTTagtgagaaattgagtggagctgccctcaactacccaacctatgacaaagaactatacgctctagtaaggtcccttgaaacttag